The Candidatus Polarisedimenticolaceae bacterium DNA window CGGGAAATCCTTCTTCGTGCCCGGCTTGAGGTAGTCGCGCTTGAGCCGGACGACGGCGCGGACCGGTCCGCGCTCGATCACCTCCGCCCCACGGAAGGTCGAGGGGAACTCGGTGCCGGTGAGACCGACGTTCCACGCGTCCCACGCATCGGGCTTGTCTTCGAGAAGCTGAAGCTGGTTTCCGGGGCCGGCGAGCACCTCGCGACCCGACTTCTTGTCGACGATGCTCGCGATCCAGCCGGTCTTCGCGTCGATGCGCACGCGGAGCGCGTCGTTCTCGAGGGTGTCGGCGGTGACGGAGAGGGACGTCGTCGCCGCGGCCTTCTGCGGGCGCAGGTCGTAGACGGCGTAGCCGAGAGCCGGAACGCGCGCCCGGAAGATCACGTCGCGCTGGTAACGGCCGTTCGCGAGGACCTGCGACGGAAGCTCCGTGCTCCCGTCGAAGACGGCGACGTCGCCTTCCATCCCTGGAGGAAGCGTGACGCGGACCACGTCGCTCCGCTCCCATCCCAGCGCGTTGAAGACGACGACCGGCGCCCCTTTCGACGCTGACGTGTCGGCCTTCGATGCGATCGCGTGGAGCGCTCCGTCGAGCACGTGGTTCCCGATCGTCTCGGCGTCGCGGTAGTGCTCGCCGGCATCGATGTAGTTCTCGCGGATGCCGGAGCCCGGCAGGAGGTCGTGGAACTGCTCGAAGAGGACGTTCCGCCAGGCGTCCTCGAGGCCGGCGTTCGAAGTCCCCGCGAGCGTCGAGAGCTTCTCGGCGTTCGTCAGGAGGACCTCGTCGCGGCGGTTCGAAGACTTCATCTTCGCCTGGGTCGTGTAGGTGCCCTGGTGGTACTCGAGGTACAGCTCGTCCTTCCAGACCGGCACCTTCGAGAGATCCTGCGCGCGGAGCCACGAGAAGTAGCTGCCCGCGTTCCCGTGCTCGATCGTCGGGTAGAGATCGAGCTTCCGCAGCTTGTCGATCCGGTCGAGCATCGCGAGCGAGGGACCGCCGCCGTGGTCGCCGACGCCGAAGAGGACGAGCATCTTGCGGAAGCCGCTGTTGGCGTCGTGCTGCCGCAGCCAGTCGACGAGCTGGAACGGATCGTCGACCTCGTTCACGTAGTCGAAGGGGAAGTACGTGAGGACGCGCGAGCCGTCCGGCGCCTGCCACCAGAACACGCGGTAGGGAAAGACGTTCTTCTCGTTCCATCCGATCTTCTGCGTCACGAACGCGCCGATCCCGGCGTTCGCGTAGAACTGCGGAATGTTCGCGTTGTAACCGAACGAGTCGGGGTTCCACCCGATCGTGACGTCGGCGCCGAGCTTCTGCCGGAAGTAGCGCTTGGCGTAGAGGAGATGGCGGGCCCACGACTCGCCCGACGGGAGGTTGCAGTCGGGCTCGACCCACATCCCGCCCACGACTTCCCAGCGTCCGTCCTGGACGCGCTTCTTGATCCCGGAGAACAGCTCGGGATCGAACCGCTCCATCCATTCGTAGTACGCCGCGGCGCTCTGCGTGTACGTGAAGTCCGGCCGCGCGTCGAACATCTTGAGCACGGAGCCGAACGTTCTCCGGCACACCTCGACGGTCTCCTTCTCGCGCCAGAGCCAGGCCGCGTCGATGTGGGCGTTGGCGGCGAAGTGCAGGGTGTAGGAGTGGACGAACTTGGCGATCGGCGGAAGCTCGCGGCGCAGGGCGGCGAGCGACGCGCGGAACGCGGCGAGGTCGCCGCGCTCGAGCGATGCGGTGTCGACCTTGGCCGCGAGTTGCTGGAGCAGGTCGTTCAGCCGCCGCTTCTCCGCGGGGTCGGCGGTCGAGCGGTCGGTCCCGGGGTCGATCCGGTTGCGCGCACTGGTTTGATACG harbors:
- a CDS encoding glycoside hydrolase family 38 C-terminal domain-containing protein, encoding MTGRSMIAGVVLLVSIGVARAETAVDKLVARFDELTMTHLGGWKVSPGPIEGNDPAKDDYDDGGWKPLGIDESLRVDSCWMRKTVVVPQSVAGRKPHGPLTFKVTVDDYGFLFVNGKDLGRFDWSGSFTLSQDVKPGDVLHLAIHAINTGGPLRLLQADFELAEPSEAKDEIEGLGISLRVAQKLLGFDTYQTSARNRIDPGTDRSTADPAEKRRLNDLLQQLAAKVDTASLERGDLAAFRASLAALRRELPPIAKFVHSYTLHFAANAHIDAAWLWREKETVEVCRRTFGSVLKMFDARPDFTYTQSAAAYYEWMERFDPELFSGIKKRVQDGRWEVVGGMWVEPDCNLPSGESWARHLLYAKRYFRQKLGADVTIGWNPDSFGYNANIPQFYANAGIGAFVTQKIGWNEKNVFPYRVFWWQAPDGSRVLTYFPFDYVNEVDDPFQLVDWLRQHDANSGFRKMLVLFGVGDHGGGPSLAMLDRIDKLRKLDLYPTIEHGNAGSYFSWLRAQDLSKVPVWKDELYLEYHQGTYTTQAKMKSSNRRDEVLLTNAEKLSTLAGTSNAGLEDAWRNVLFEQFHDLLPGSGIRENYIDAGEHYRDAETIGNHVLDGALHAIASKADTSASKGAPVVVFNALGWERSDVVRVTLPPGMEGDVAVFDGSTELPSQVLANGRYQRDVIFRARVPALGYAVYDLRPQKAAATTSLSVTADTLENDALRVRIDAKTGWIASIVDKKSGREVLAGPGNQLQLLEDKPDAWDAWNVGLTGTEFPSTFRGAEVIERGPVRAVVRLKRDYLKPGTKKDFPTEDFPSTFFTQDIVLDAGSDRVDFTTAVDWWETKTMLKVAFPVAVKSDVATYEIPYGTIERSTGMGDAWQKAKVEVPSQRWADLSQDGFGVSLLNTSKYGYDIKGNTMRLSLLRSPEWPDPTADRGKHTIDYALLPHAGGISGAATVRRGYEMNNPLLAVVETAHRGESPRRSFVRLAPDSLVLTTLKKAEDSNAWVVQWYDPKGEDTTAAVTFDREPSRARATNFLEEDGKDLPIDGDVVRVPSRARAVTTIKVNFR